In a single window of the Pelagibacterium sp. 26DY04 genome:
- a CDS encoding aldolase/citrate lyase family protein has product MGIFTKAAVSALMACTVAGGALAQESEFLASEWEYGPRDVIEGEVPVWNTAKQKITAGEDLVGVTIDATDPRTYCAAANAGYDFTWVEMQHQATSWESVARMFASCPDAEAAHGIRLAYTDEREAQHALDSGAMVIVYPTIDSADEAREAVSWVKFPPVGRHSQGGGQRWGMYEDVEGGYRATLNDNIVVIAMIETMEGVEEVYDIAEVEGLDALMIASGDLGNFSGYAEGTPEYESIVDRVFDAATSNGLQVCGPLRWRAEREGFTCFQAGNEMSLIRRGAEAEAEATARAE; this is encoded by the coding sequence ATGGGTATTTTTACAAAGGCGGCGGTATCGGCGCTCATGGCCTGCACGGTGGCAGGCGGTGCCTTGGCTCAGGAGAGTGAGTTTCTCGCGTCCGAATGGGAGTACGGCCCTCGAGATGTCATTGAGGGTGAGGTTCCCGTCTGGAACACCGCCAAGCAGAAGATCACAGCGGGCGAAGATCTCGTCGGGGTCACCATCGATGCTACCGATCCGCGGACATATTGTGCCGCCGCCAATGCTGGCTACGACTTCACCTGGGTCGAGATGCAGCACCAAGCGACGAGCTGGGAATCGGTGGCGCGCATGTTCGCCTCCTGCCCGGACGCAGAGGCCGCTCACGGCATCCGCCTGGCCTATACCGACGAGCGTGAAGCCCAACATGCGCTGGATTCGGGCGCAATGGTAATCGTTTATCCGACTATCGATTCCGCCGACGAAGCCCGCGAGGCAGTGTCCTGGGTCAAATTCCCGCCAGTTGGTCGTCACAGCCAGGGCGGCGGGCAGCGCTGGGGTATGTATGAGGACGTCGAGGGCGGCTACCGCGCCACGCTCAACGACAACATCGTCGTGATCGCCATGATCGAGACAATGGAAGGCGTCGAAGAGGTCTACGACATCGCCGAAGTCGAAGGGCTCGATGCGTTGATGATCGCCAGTGGCGATCTTGGCAACTTCTCGGGCTATGCCGAGGGCACTCCCGAGTATGAGTCGATCGTCGACCGTGTCTTTGATGCGGCCACGTCCAATGGCCTGCAGGTCTGCGGTCCTCTGCGCTGGCGCGCCGAGCGTGAAGGCTTCACCTGTTTCCAGGCGGGCAACGAGATGTCGCTGATCCGTCGCGGTGCTGAAGCGGAAGCCGAAGCTACCGCCCGCGCGGAATAA
- a CDS encoding putative quinol monooxygenase, which produces MILMTARYFIKDGHRDQVLADLKEMAQEIKKSEPGCISYQVWESNEHPNQFLLCEVYVDEPAADAHRRTPHFERIISGRIVPQLEKREREFFSNLID; this is translated from the coding sequence ATGATTTTGATGACCGCTCGCTACTTCATAAAGGATGGGCACCGCGACCAGGTGCTGGCCGATCTCAAGGAGATGGCGCAAGAGATCAAGAAATCCGAGCCAGGCTGCATCAGCTATCAGGTCTGGGAATCGAACGAGCATCCCAACCAGTTCCTGCTTTGTGAGGTCTATGTCGACGAGCCGGCCGCCGATGCCCACAGGCGTACTCCGCATTTCGAGCGGATTATTTCCGGCCGCATCGTGCCGCAACTCGAAAAACGCGAGCGTGAGTTCTTCAGCAATCTCATCGATTAA